One genomic segment of Desulfocapsa sulfexigens DSM 10523 includes these proteins:
- the groES gene encoding co-chaperone GroES has translation MKIRPLNDRLLVKRLEEETMTAGGIIIPDSAKEKPAEGEVIAVGPGKVADNGERIALQVKEGDMVLFSKYGGTDVKLDGEDFLIMREDDILGIVEK, from the coding sequence ATGAAAATTCGTCCATTAAATGATCGTCTCCTTGTCAAGAGACTCGAAGAAGAAACAATGACAGCAGGTGGTATTATTATTCCAGATAGTGCCAAAGAGAAACCAGCTGAAGGTGAAGTTATAGCCGTTGGTCCTGGTAAAGTTGCTGACAATGGTGAGCGTATTGCTCTGCAGGTAAAAGAAGGAGATATGGTTCTCTTTTCTAAGTACGGCGGAACCGATGTGAAGCTCGATGGTGAGGATTTCCTTATCATGCGTGAAGATGATATTCTTGGAATCGTAGAGAAGTAA
- the groL gene encoding chaperonin GroEL (60 kDa chaperone family; promotes refolding of misfolded polypeptides especially under stressful conditions; forms two stacked rings of heptamers to form a barrel-shaped 14mer; ends can be capped by GroES; misfolded proteins enter the barrel where they are refolded when GroES binds): MAGKDIKYGVKARESILAGVNTLANAVKVTLGPKGRNVLIEKSFGAPTITKDGVTVAKEVEVKDKIENMGAQMVREVASKTSDVAGDGTTTATVLAQAIYREGAKLVAAGGNPMEIKRGIDKSVDVVVAELKKIAKPTKEQSEIAQVGTISANSDATIGAIIAEAMDKVGKEGVITVEEAKSMDTTLDVVEGMQFDRGYLSPYFVTDADRMEVNMEDPYFLLVEKKVSNMKDLLPVLEAVAKMGRGLFIIAEDVDGEALATLVVNKLRGTLNIAAVKAPGFGDRRKAMLEDIAILTGGQVITEDLGIKLENVTINDLGTAKRVVVDKDNTTIIDGAGDTAQLEARVKQIRTQIDASTSDYDSEKLQERLAKLIGGVAVINVGAATEIEMKEKKARVEDALNSTRAAVEEGVVPGGGIAYIRCLGALAALKLEGEQDLGKKILLRALEEPVRQIASNAGCEGSVVVEHVKGLKGSNGFNAATEEYEDLIVAGVIDPAKVTRTALQNAASVSGMLLTTECVIAEHPDEDGGAGGMGMPPGGMGGMGGMGGMGGMM, from the coding sequence ATGGCTGGAAAAGATATTAAATACGGAGTAAAGGCCCGCGAGTCCATTCTCGCTGGTGTTAATACTCTTGCTAATGCAGTAAAAGTAACACTTGGTCCCAAGGGTCGAAATGTTCTGATCGAGAAATCTTTTGGCGCACCAACTATCACCAAAGATGGTGTAACAGTTGCCAAAGAGGTTGAGGTTAAGGATAAGATAGAGAACATGGGCGCACAGATGGTACGCGAAGTCGCTTCAAAGACCTCTGATGTTGCTGGTGATGGTACCACCACAGCGACCGTTCTTGCTCAGGCTATTTACCGTGAAGGCGCAAAGCTTGTTGCAGCCGGTGGCAACCCGATGGAGATCAAGCGTGGAATCGACAAATCCGTTGATGTCGTTGTCGCAGAGCTTAAAAAAATTGCCAAACCTACCAAAGAGCAGTCAGAAATTGCTCAGGTTGGAACCATCTCTGCAAACAGTGATGCCACCATCGGTGCTATCATTGCAGAGGCTATGGACAAAGTTGGTAAAGAGGGTGTTATCACCGTTGAAGAAGCCAAGTCCATGGATACCACTCTCGACGTTGTAGAGGGTATGCAGTTTGATCGCGGTTACCTCTCCCCTTATTTTGTAACCGATGCAGATCGTATGGAAGTAAACATGGAAGATCCTTACTTCCTCCTTGTTGAGAAGAAAGTATCCAACATGAAAGATCTTCTCCCAGTGCTTGAAGCTGTAGCCAAGATGGGCAGAGGACTGTTCATTATCGCAGAAGATGTTGATGGTGAGGCTCTTGCCACACTGGTTGTCAACAAACTTCGAGGCACTCTTAATATTGCTGCTGTTAAGGCTCCTGGCTTTGGCGATCGTAGAAAAGCAATGCTTGAGGATATCGCGATTCTTACTGGTGGCCAGGTTATTACCGAAGATCTCGGAATCAAACTTGAGAACGTAACCATTAACGATCTTGGTACTGCCAAGCGTGTTGTTGTAGACAAAGATAATACCACCATTATTGATGGTGCTGGTGATACAGCTCAGCTTGAAGCTCGCGTTAAACAGATTCGTACTCAGATTGATGCTTCCACTTCAGATTACGATAGTGAGAAACTTCAGGAGCGTCTTGCCAAACTGATCGGTGGTGTTGCTGTGATCAATGTTGGTGCTGCTACTGAGATCGAAATGAAAGAGAAGAAGGCTCGCGTTGAAGATGCATTGAACTCAACCCGCGCTGCAGTTGAAGAAGGTGTTGTTCCCGGTGGTGGAATTGCATATATTCGTTGTCTTGGTGCTCTTGCCGCCTTGAAACTCGAGGGTGAGCAGGACCTTGGTAAGAAAATCCTTCTTCGTGCTCTTGAAGAGCCCGTACGTCAGATTGCTAGCAATGCAGGCTGCGAAGGCTCCGTTGTTGTTGAGCACGTAAAAGGCCTTAAAGGCTCTAACGGTTTCAACGCTGCGACTGAAGAATATGAAGACCTGATCGTTGCCGGGGTTATTGATCCTGCAAAAGTTACCCGTACTGCACTGCAGAACGCCGCCTCTGTTTCAGGAATGCTTCTGACTACAGAATGTGTGATTGCTGAACATCCAGATGAAGATGGTGGAGCCGGCGGAATGGGTATGCCTCCAGGAGGAATGGGCGGAATGGGTGGAATGGGCGGCATGGGCGGAATGATGTAG